The nucleotide window CGTCGGCGGTAGCGTTCATCACGTCCGTCACCCGCGAGTCGATGTGCCCGCTTACGATGAATACGCGCTTGTCGGTGGGGTCGGTGCCGGGCAGGGTAGCCATGACGTTGGCCATGAGCACCGGCCGGTTGATGCGGCGGCCGTCGGGCTTGATGGTGAAGGTATCCTGCGTTACTTTCAGGCGGCCCCCGCTGGCTTTGCTGTACCGTTGGAACTCATCCTCTACCCAGCGCCGGGCCGCCCCAATGCCGCGCTTCTTGCTCTTCGTGTCGGAAAGCGTGTGCCGGGTGCCGAAGCTCACGAGCTTATCGATATCCTCGCGCAGGTTTTTCTCCGATACCTCTTCCACCATCCGGCGGATCAGTGGGTCGGGGGTGGTAGCGGGCTGATTCTGGGCCAAAGCGGGGGCAGACAAGCCGAGGCCGAGCAGGAGTAGAAACGAACGGGGCATAGAAAGCAGGTTGAAAACAGGGTAGGGACGCGGGTTAGCAGGGTGTTGTTGCGGATGTATGCCTGACAGCCCGCTGTAGAGACGCATACTTGCGTCTCCCCGTTGAACGACCGGGACCACGCCGCCATCATCAGCCACGAGGTGCCGAATAAACAACATCAGCAACCAAAGGTCAGCGGCGCTAACGGGGAGACGCAAGTATGCGTCTCTACCGCCAATCGGCACTGTCTGTAAAGCTACCCGGGCAGCAAGCTCACCACCACGCTGGCCGCGTTGCCGCCGAAGCCGGCCGCATTTACCAGGATGCGGCGGATGAGTTTCGGGGAGGCGGCAGCCAGGTCGGAAGCAAACGGCGCTGCCGGCCACTGCTGGGTTTCGAGCACGTGCAGGGCATAGTCCAAACTCAGCGCGGCGGAGGCCCCCAGTGTGTGGCCTACTAGCCACTTGTTGGACAGCAGGGGCGGCAGGTTCTCGCCGAGGATGGCCCGCAAGGCCGCCCGCTCCGCCGCGTCGCCGGCCGGGGTGCCGGGGCTGTGCAGAACCACCGCATCGATGTCGGCGGGCAGGGCGCGGGCCTGCTCTAGGGCGTGGCGGATGGCCTGCTGAAAGTGCTGCCCCTCGGGCGAGAGGCCGGTTTTGCTGCCCAGGGCCTCAAAGCCAAACCCGACGCCTTCCAGCACTGGCAGCACCGGCCGGCCCGCCGCTTCCCAGGCCGCGCCACTCAGCTTTTCCAATGCGAATACAGCCGCCCCCTCACCCAGCACGAAGGTAGACGGCCGCCCCGCACCCGGTCGGCAGGGCCAGTCGGCGGCCGCGAAGGGCGAGTAGATGCCAATGGCTCGCATCTGGGCCAGGGTGAAGCTAGTGAGCGGGGCCTCGGTGCCGCCAGCCAGAAACCGCTCGGCCATGCCCGCCCGTAGCCAGGCCACCGCATTGCCCAGCGCCTGAAACGCGCTGCTGCAGGTGCTGGAATGGCTCAGAGCTGCGCCGCCCGCGCTACCAGCCTCAAAGGCTACCCAGCTGGCTACGTTGCCCAGCGTGGTGAGGGGGAGGCAGCGGCCGGTACGCTGCCTTCGCTCAAAAACTCCGCGTGAAACTGCTCCAGCCGCCCCGTCGCGCCCCGGCTGCTGCCGATGCTCACGGCGAGGTGGTGGTTTGTTTCTGGTTTCTGGTTTCTGGTTTCTGGTTCGTTGGACTGGCTTAGGCCCGGTGTCCAGCCTGCCGCAGCGGTAGCCTGGCGAGCGGCCAGCAGGGCCAGTAGCACTGTGCGGTCGAGCTGGCGGTAGGCCGGGTGACTGGCGCGCAGGTCTGCCAGGGCTACTTCGGCCGCAACAGGCAGGGCCGCTACGGGCAGGCCGTTCAGGTGCGTGGTAAAGGGCGAAGCCAGCGGCCCGGACCATGCCGCTGGCATGCCCAGGGCCGACACCCGGCCCCGGCCCCGAATGACAATCATATCGGTGGAGGTGCTAGTCATGCAGATACTCGGGCAGGGTAGGAGCGGGCAGGAAGTCGAGCACCAACGCGCGCATCCGGCGCAGCACGGCGTAAAGCAGCTCCAGTTCCTCGTTGGTGGTGCAGTAGGGCGGCAGTAGGTACACCACGTTGCCCAAGGGGCGCAGCACCACGTGGTTGTCGATGGCCAGCTGGTAGAAGGCGTCGCGCAGGCGGCTGAAGTAGCTGGTGCCCTCGCCGGGGTCGTACTCCACGGCCAAAATGGTGCCTTGGTGCCGCACCTGCCGGATGCCGGCCTGGCCTTCGATTTCCTGGCGGAAGGCGGCGTGGGCATCGGCAATGCGCTGGCGCTGGTGGGTGCAGGCTTCGGCGCTGGTAAGCTCCAGGCTAGCCAGAGCGGCGGCGCAGGCCACGGGGTTGGCCGTGTAGGAGTGGCCGTGAAACAAGGCCTTCATCTTATCGTCGCTCAGGAACGCTGCGTAGATCGGGGCGGCGCAGGTAGTGAGGCCCATAGCCAGGGTGCCGCCCGTGAGGCCCTTGGAAAAGCACATGATATCGGGTTGCTCCCGGGGCAGCAGCGCACTGGCGAAGAGCGGACCGGTACGCCCGAAGCCCGTCATCACCTCATCGGCAATGCAGAGCACCCCGCGCTGGTGGCAGCGGTGCACCAGCTCATCCAGCACTTCGGGCGCGTACATCACCATGCCCGCCGTGCCCAGCACCAGCGGCTCGAAGATAAAGCCGGCCACGTCGGGGCGGGTCAGTAATATATCCAGCTGGCTTAGCACCTCTTGCTCGTGGCCGGGAACCGGCACGTCGAGGAACTCCACGTCGAAGAGCAGGGGCCAGAAGGGCTGGGTGAAGGCGCCGCGGCTGCTCACGGCCATAGCCCCGAACGTGTCGCCATGGTAGGAGTTTCGGAAGCAGAGGAAGGTGCGGCGCTCCGGCTGGCCCAGGTTGTGGAAGTACTGCAGCACCATCTTCAGGGCCACTTCCACGGCCGTAGAGCCGTTGTCGGAATAGAAGACGCGGGCCTGATTCTGGGGCAGCAAGGCCAGCAGCTGCTCGGCCAGCTCCACGGCGGCGGGGTGGGTGAAGCCGGCAAACAGCACGTGCTCCAGGGTGCGGAGCTGCTCGCTCACGCGCTCGGCAATGTGGGGGTGGGCATGACCGTGCAGATTTACCCACCAGGAAGAAATGCCGTCGAGGTAGCGCGTGCCGTCTTCGGCAATCAGCCAGCTGCCTTCCCCGCGCACGATGGGCACGGGCAGGGGGGCGGTTTGCATCTGGGTGTAGGGGTGCCACAATACAGCGTGGTCCCGTTCGGCGAGGGTAGGCATGGGGCAAAGGTAGGGCCGGGCCGGCCTAAGGTGGCGCAGGCGACTTTAGCCCGTAGAAGGCGCCGAAGAAACGCCGAGGCCACAGAGGTTATTAAGCTGCGCCGAAAGCCCTCTGCGTAAACTTCAGCGTCCTCTGCGGGCTAAAGAAGTCCGGTCAGCTCAGGCAAAAGTAAACCAGGCCCGGAACTCCGCCGCGTACCGGCTCACCACGGCCGCCGAAACCTCCGGCTCAGGCAGTACCCGGGGCATTACGGGCACGCCGGTGTGCTGCCGGATGAAGTCCTCCGTGGCCGGCGTGGGCTCCCCGTTGAAG belongs to Hymenobacter sp. J193 and includes:
- a CDS encoding beta-ketoacyl synthase N-terminal-like domain-containing protein, producing the protein MGNVASWVAFEAGSAGGAALSHSSTCSSAFQALGNAVAWLRAGMAERFLAGGTEAPLTSFTLAQMRAIGIYSPFAAADWPCRPGAGRPSTFVLGEGAAVFALEKLSGAAWEAAGRPVLPVLEGVGFGFEALGSKTGLSPEGQHFQQAIRHALEQARALPADIDAVVLHSPGTPAGDAAERAALRAILGENLPPLLSNKWLVGHTLGASAALSLDYALHVLETQQWPAAPFASDLAAASPKLIRRILVNAAGFGGNAASVVVSLLPG
- the bioA gene encoding adenosylmethionine--8-amino-7-oxononanoate transaminase; protein product: MPTLAERDHAVLWHPYTQMQTAPLPVPIVRGEGSWLIAEDGTRYLDGISSWWVNLHGHAHPHIAERVSEQLRTLEHVLFAGFTHPAAVELAEQLLALLPQNQARVFYSDNGSTAVEVALKMVLQYFHNLGQPERRTFLCFRNSYHGDTFGAMAVSSRGAFTQPFWPLLFDVEFLDVPVPGHEQEVLSQLDILLTRPDVAGFIFEPLVLGTAGMVMYAPEVLDELVHRCHQRGVLCIADEVMTGFGRTGPLFASALLPREQPDIMCFSKGLTGGTLAMGLTTCAAPIYAAFLSDDKMKALFHGHSYTANPVACAAALASLELTSAEACTHQRQRIADAHAAFRQEIEGQAGIRQVRHQGTILAVEYDPGEGTSYFSRLRDAFYQLAIDNHVVLRPLGNVVYLLPPYCTTNEELELLYAVLRRMRALVLDFLPAPTLPEYLHD